The genomic DNA GCACTCGACCCGCACCTGCATGCGTTCGCCGAACAGCGCCCGGCGCAGCGCGAACAGATCCGCCTCCCGCTCGCCGACCGGCATCGACAGCAACACGTCGGTTCCGGCCCCCGGGCGGGCCGCCCGGTGCAGCAGCAGGGACCTTCCCGAGTCGTGCTGCGCAAGCCCGGCCTCCCAGGTGGCGAGCAGCTCGGCCGGTCCCGTCGGCGTCATCCCTCATTCCTCCGGTGCACAGACGTCGCTCAGGCGGGATGGGTGAACGAGGGCTCGACCGGCTCCTCCACCTCGTAGTCCCGCTCCCAGCCTTCGCATTCGAGCTTCACGCTCTGGATGGCGACGGCGTTGGCGTTGGCGTCCAGCTCGCCGAGCACCTGGTACTCGCTCACCCAGGCCCGGTAGAGCTTGTGCGAGACGGCCACCTGCCCGGCCTCGTTGAGGACCTGGATGATGATGTCCTTGCGGAAGTCCCGGAGCGACACCTCCGAGCCGAGCCCGGCGCCGACCTGCCAGACCTTGTTCGCCCACCGGTCGAATTCGGGGTCGTGGGTGACACCGCGTTCGAGCGTGACGCCCTCGAACTCGGAACGGCCCGGCGACTTGCGCGGTGAACTCGGGTCACCGCCGTGGCGGTGCTTGACCACCTCGGTGGTGCGCTTCAGGGGACTGATCTTGCTGATGCCCGCGACCGTTCGACCGTCCCAGAGGACCAGGAACTTGAAATTCTTGTAGGGGTCGAAGCGATGGGCGTTTATCTGGAACTCAGCCATCGGTTTCCTTCGTGTTCCTTTTTCTTGGTTACGGGAGGTCGAACTGCCCGGCCATCTGCTGAATCTTCACGATGACGAACTCCGCGGGCTTCACCGGTGCGATGCCGATGACAACGTTGACGACACCGGCGTCGATATCGGCGTCCGTCGTGGTGTCCTTGTCGCACTTGACGAAGTACGCCTCGCGCGGAGTCCCGCCCTTGAACGCACCCTGCCGGAACAGGTCGTTGAGATACGCCGACGCCTTCAGCCGGATCTGCTGCCAGAGCTGCTCCTCGTTGGGCTCGAAGACGACCCACTGCAGTCCGCGGTGCAGGCTCTCCTCGACATGCAGCGCGAGTCGGCGCACCGGCACGTATTTCCACGCACTGTCGAGGGCGTCGGCCCCCTCGAGCGTGCGTGCGCCCCACACCAGCGGGCCCACCACGGGGAAGGTGCGCAGGCAGTTGATGCCCAGCGGGTTGAGCAGCCCGTTCTCCCGGTCGGTCAGCTTGACCGTCAACGAGCGCACTCCGGCGAGCCGTGCCTCGGTCCCGGCCGCCGCCTTCCACACACCACGCTCGCCGTCCGTACGGGCGATGACACCCGCGACGGCACCCGACGCCGGGAAGGAACGCAACCGGCCGGTCAGCGGGTCGGTGAACTGCAGGTGCGGGAAGTACAGCCCCGCGTGATTGCTGCGTACGGCGTCGAGGGCGCCGATCCCGGCCCGCGCGGCATCCACACTGCCCCAGGTCGAGGGGGAGTCGACGAGCAGGAAGATCCGCCGCTCCTGACAGAGCTGCTCGGCCGCGGACAGCACGGTGACCATGTCCTCGGTGGATCCGTACGCCGCAAGCTCCGGCAGGGCCAGCAGGTTGACGTCGTCCACGTCACGCAGCGCCTGCACGCCGGTCTTGCGCACCTCGCTGCCGATCAGGTCGCGCGGCCCGGGTGGGTCACCGTCCTTGCCGCCCTGCAGGGGGAAGACGGGCGGGTTGACCGAGGCTTCGAGGCCCAGGTCGTTGGCGCACTCGCCGATGAAGCGCACCACGTCGTCCGGATCGACGGACCCGGCGACGACCTGGAGACGCCGGCCGAAGGCGGTGACCTCGGCCCCCGCGAAGGCGTGCTTCCCCGGAGCGTCCGGCAGTGCGCGCAGCTTGCGCTCCAGCAGCAGTGCCAGCTCGGTCACGTTGCTCGGCGGCTCACCGTCGCGGTCGGGTTCGTGGAGCGTGAACTCCCGCTCCACATCTCCGAACTTGACTTTCAGCTCCACGCCCAGGTCAGGCAGTTCCGCCGCGAAGGGCTTGGATACGGTGCCGGACGGGTCGGGCCTGCCCTCGTCGAGGACCTTCACCCGGACGAGGGAGGAACCCGCGTCGACGACTGTCTCGACGTAGCGGCCGTGGCCGGCGTCCATCGAGAGCCCGGTGAAGGACTCGCGGGCTCCGCCGCGCGCGTCGAGTATCTGGAGATTGAACGTCCTGTCCGGATCCTGGGTGTCGTGGTCGACGGCCACCCGCAGGCCGGAGCCCCAGACACCGGGTTCCTTGGCGTGCACCTCCAGCACCGGGCACTCGCTGTGTCCCTCGGTGGAGTGGAGGGTGACGCAGGCTTCCTCTCCGGTTCCGCTCTTGGCCACCCGCACGACGACCGCGACCGTGCCGCCGTTGCCGAAGAACTGATGCACCGCGTAGCTGACCGCGCTCTGCGAGGTGAGTCCGCCGAAGCGGCGCTCGAAGTCCGCGAAGCTGCTGACCCGCACCGGCTGATTGAGCGGACCCCGGCGGGTGTGCCCCACGAACGCGGTCACCGAAGTGGTGACCGATGCGATGGTGCGGATGCTGCTGGGAAGTTCCTCGATGTAAACGCCGGGATAGCCCATGTGCGTCGGCATTCCCCCTCCATTCCCTTCGCGCACCGAGCAAGGACGCGAGGAAGTGAAGGAAATGTGCGCGCGGGCATCGAGCCGCACACACG from Streptomyces sp. NBC_01707 includes the following:
- a CDS encoding phage tail protein → MAEFQINAHRFDPYKNFKFLVLWDGRTVAGISKISPLKRTTEVVKHRHGGDPSSPRKSPGRSEFEGVTLERGVTHDPEFDRWANKVWQVGAGLGSEVSLRDFRKDIIIQVLNEAGQVAVSHKLYRAWVSEYQVLGELDANANAVAIQSVKLECEGWERDYEVEEPVEPSFTHPA
- a CDS encoding phage tail sheath family protein, which codes for MPTHMGYPGVYIEELPSSIRTIASVTTSVTAFVGHTRRGPLNQPVRVSSFADFERRFGGLTSQSAVSYAVHQFFGNGGTVAVVVRVAKSGTGEEACVTLHSTEGHSECPVLEVHAKEPGVWGSGLRVAVDHDTQDPDRTFNLQILDARGGARESFTGLSMDAGHGRYVETVVDAGSSLVRVKVLDEGRPDPSGTVSKPFAAELPDLGVELKVKFGDVEREFTLHEPDRDGEPPSNVTELALLLERKLRALPDAPGKHAFAGAEVTAFGRRLQVVAGSVDPDDVVRFIGECANDLGLEASVNPPVFPLQGGKDGDPPGPRDLIGSEVRKTGVQALRDVDDVNLLALPELAAYGSTEDMVTVLSAAEQLCQERRIFLLVDSPSTWGSVDAARAGIGALDAVRSNHAGLYFPHLQFTDPLTGRLRSFPASGAVAGVIARTDGERGVWKAAAGTEARLAGVRSLTVKLTDRENGLLNPLGINCLRTFPVVGPLVWGARTLEGADALDSAWKYVPVRRLALHVEESLHRGLQWVVFEPNEEQLWQQIRLKASAYLNDLFRQGAFKGGTPREAYFVKCDKDTTTDADIDAGVVNVVIGIAPVKPAEFVIVKIQQMAGQFDLP